The proteins below are encoded in one region of Chroicocephalus ridibundus chromosome 9, bChrRid1.1, whole genome shotgun sequence:
- the LOC134520732 gene encoding heat shock factor protein 3 yields the protein MREGPALPAAPGAAPVPGFLAKLWALVEDPQSDDVICWSRNGENFCILDEQRFAKELLPKYFKHNNISSFIRQLNMYGFRKVIALENGMITADKSSIIEFQHPFFKQGKAHLLENIKRKVSAVRTEDLKVCTEDLHKVLSEVQEMREQQNNMDVRLANMRRENKALWKEVAVLRQKHSQQQKLLSKILQFILSLMRGNYIVGVKRKRSLTDAAGASPSKYSRQYVRIPVESGQAMAFSEHNADDEDGNGTGLIIRDITDTLENATDGLLAVAHTSGRGRETQAALDPGLPICQVSQPSELSCAEPIPPVHINDVSKSSEMENAAVELHTAQPNAPEDPVSVIDSILNENNSGNQNDPLLDREEIQDFLNCIDASLEELQAMLSGKQYNFGSEAFSDTLNPELPALDMNLMETSPGMENIANLAESTEDLGASERETAGSKDMQLIQYRANPLLSLFEELPSSEAAGKTEDPKDLLLPPLEEKPALHPPSDGESVLPLAAPASQAEPLDALGMGDPPLLSEDGNGEYKLFPLLLLSPVANFIEEASEIETS from the exons ATGCGGGAAgggccggcgctgcccgccgcccccggcgccgcCCCGGTGCCCGGCTTCTTGGCCAAGCTCTGGGCGTTGGTGGAGGACCCGCAGAGCGACGACGTCATCTGCTGGAGCAGG AATGGTGAGAACTTCTGCATTCTGGATGAGCAGAGGTTTGCCAAGGAGCTACTCCCCAAGTACTTCAAACACAACAATATCTCCAGCTTCATACGACAGCTTAACATGT ATGGTTTCAGGAAGGTGATTGCTCTGGAAAATGGTATGATTACAGCAGACAAAAGCTCAATCATTGAGTTCCAGCACCCTTTCTTCAAGCAAGGGAAGGCACATTTACTGGAAAACATCAAGCGCAAG GTATCTGCAGTAAGAACTGAGGATCTCAAGGTCTGCACAGAGGATTTGCACAAAGTACTCTCTGAAGTCCAGGAAATGAGAGAGCAGCAGAACAACATGGATGTCAGGCTGGCTAACATGAGGAG AGAAAATAAGGCCCTGTGGAAAGAAGTGGCAGTTCTAAGGCAGAAGCACAGTCAACAACAGAAGCTGCTGTCTAAG attCTTCAATTTATACTAAGTTTGATGCGAGGAAATTATATTGTTGGGGTCAAAAGGAAAAG GTCTCTAACGGATGCTGCAGGTGCTTCACCTTCCAAATACAGCCGTCAGTATGTTCGCATCCCtgtggagagtggccaagca ATGGCTTTTTCTGAACATAACGCAGATGATGAGGATGGAAATGGTACAGGTCTCATCATTCGAGATATCACTGACACCCTGGAAAATGCCACCGATGGTCTCCTTGCTGTAGCACACACAAGTGGCAGAGGCAG AGAGACGCAGGCAGCTCTGGATCCTGGCTTACCTATTTGCCAAGTATCACAGCCAAGTGAGTTAAGTTGTGCAGAACCTATCCCACCAGTTCATATAAATGATGTCAGTAAATCCAGTGAAATGGAAAATGCTGCTGTGGAACTCCATACCGCGCAGCCTAATGCTCCAGAGGACCCTGTGTCAGTGATTGACTCCATCTTGAACGAGAACAACTCTGGAAACCAAAATGATCCTTTACTGGACAG ggAAGAAATTCAGGATTTTCTTAATTGCATTGATGCCAGCCTTGAAGAACTTCAAGCAATGTTATCTGGGAAGCAGTATAACTTTGGTTCTGAAGCTTTCAGCGAT acacTTAATCCTGAGCTGCCAGCCCTGGATATGAACTTGATGGAAACTTCCCCTGGCATGGAAAAT ATTGCAAACTTGGCAGAGAGCACCGAAGATCTGGGAGCGAGTGAGAGAGAAACTGCAGGAAGCAAAG ATATGCAGCTGATACAGTACAGGGCCAACCCTCTGCTTTCATTATTTGAAGAACTACCTTCGAGCGAAGCTGCAGGGAAGACAGAGGATCCAAAAGACCTTCTGCTGCCCCCCCTGGAGGAGAAACCTGCTCTTCATCCTCCGTCGGATGGTGAAAGTGTCTTGCCACTAGCAGCTCCAGCAAGCCAGGCTGAGCCGCTGGATGCTCTGGGAATGGGTGATCCACCTCTCCTCTCGGAAGATGGGAATGGAGAGTATAAACTGTTTCCACTCTTGCTCCTCAGCCCTGTTGCTAACTTCATAGAAGAGGCCTCTGAGATAGAAACGTCTTGA